Genomic DNA from Hordeum vulgare subsp. vulgare chromosome 2H, MorexV3_pseudomolecules_assembly, whole genome shotgun sequence:
gagttgatacgtccattttgcatcatgctttcatgttgatatttattgctttatgggctgttatattactttgtggtaccatatttatgccttttctctcttattttgcaaggtttatttgaagagggagaattcaggcacctggaattctggactagaaaatgagcaaatcttagtccactattctgcacatctccaaatgccctgaaaagttatgtggatttttttgggattatacaaaaaatactgggcgaaagaagtatcagaggggggctgccagggcgccacaagccctgccaccgccaccccctggtggcggagtgggggctcgtgggctccctgacggcccactagcccccctcttttgctatatgaagggttttggtctagaaaaaatcatacgggagcttttttgtggttttgccgccgccacgaggcggaacttgagcagatccaatctagagctccggtaggacgatcctgccggggaaacttccctcccggagggggaaatcgtcgccatcgtcatcaccaacactcctctcgtcggaggggaggcatcttcatcaacatcttcatcagcaccatctcctctccaatccctagtccaTCTCTTGGTACTtgtaactccgattggtacttgtaaggttgctagtagtgttgattactctttgtagttgatgctagttggattacttggtggaagagtttatgttcagatccatcatgctattcattacacctctgatcatgattatgattatgctttgtgagtagttacttttgttcgtgaggacatgggataagtcattttgataatagtcatgtgaatttgatattcgttcgatattttgatatgatgtatgttgtcttttcctctagtggtgttatgtgaacgtcgactacataacacttcaccatacttgggcctagaggaaggcattggggagtagtaagtagatgatgggttgctggagtgacagaagcttaaaccctagtctatgtgttgcttcgtaaggggctgatttggatccactagtttaatgctatggttagacgttgtcttaattcttattttgtagctgcggatgcttgcgagagaggttaatcataagtgggatgcttgtccaagtaagggcagtacccaagcgccggtccacccacatatcaaactatgaaactagcatgacagaaattcccgtgtgtcctcgggagcgtttttcctcctataagactttgttcaggcttgtcccttgctacaaaagggattgggacacttgctgcaccgttgctactacttgttactttttgcttgctacgtttcacctcgctacacaatcacttgttaccgctactttcagtgcttgcagttattaccttgctgaaatccgtttatcaaagccttctgctccgtgttgggttcgacactcttacttatcaaaaggactatgattgatcccctatacttgtgggtcatcatctctGCAGGAAACCAACAAGGTTGAGGGCAAGTTGATACTCTCACACTTCGTGGCCAAGTTCTTCTTGCAAGGCGAGCATGCTAAGAAGATAGTCACAAACATTTTCGAAAGGAAGAAGGACTTTGCACTTAGCTGTCAGAACTTAGTAAGTAACTCATTTTTCTTTTTTGACCTGACCATTTTTTTGGTTGTGTTTTTTTTCTCTCACAAACATTCTGGGACGTCAAATTAGTCACCTGGCAAATTGCGTTACTTAGTTGTCAAATTACATTTACTTAGTTGTCAAATTACTATTGCTTTAGTTGTCACAAATATACATGTTTAGTTTGTGTCAGACTACAAGTGATTAGTTGACATGTTAAAAAAGACTTACATGCCATAATATAAATTGCTTACTTGCCAAAAATTAAACATCCTTAATTGTCGAGTACTAGTGCACTCAGTTGACAATTTGCCACTTAGTCGGCTTTTATTAAGTTGCCATTTTTAGGCGGCTTAATTGTACAGTACTGTTGCACTGAATTTCCCAACATTTCTGTTAGCTGATACGTCTTCCATACTCTGTTAGCACACACGTTAGATACGGGGTAGTGATATATGttaatgttttttttctttttttgatgtGTGCCCACAGATCATGTTCCCTGTTATTGAAGAAATTGGCGTGAATGAAGTGTGAGGACATCACTGGTATGTTCTATGCATCAATAATACTGCTCAAAGGTTTGAGGCATTAGATTCACTACGCGGCAAAACAAACATGTGTCTTATCTGCCACGCAACTGCTGTAATAAAAAGAATCAAGGAAGCATGGAAGTTATATTATTATAAGTCCAGGGttcagattaaaaactatgaactcGATGTCACTGATGTTCCCAAGCAGGCCCCAAAGTGAGAAAATGTTTTTTGAATCTTTTTCAATTTCCTTTTTTGTGAATACAAActgcaaatattattttcactcaTAAGTTTTCCACTCATAAGTTTTGGAAAAAGCTATCTCTCATAAGTTTTTTTAATGAAAAATAGGAGTGTGCACTGCGGTTTCTACATGCTGGAGTATCTTCATAAGTGGGATGGTGTAAATGTGCCTAACATTCGAAAAGAGGACATccaaaaaataaagaagaaaacATCCAACAAGTGGCTCAACGCTCCTTTCAACAAAAACCCAAAGTGGAAATGGCATCTTGACAACAACTCTGCGTGAGGTAAGTAAAAGCATTGAAATCAAGCAAATTTTTAAAACTATGTCAGCTTTTTTCTCATGTGTTCAGTTGTGTAAAGAGTTTCCACTTTTTCCTTTTGTTACTGTTGCATATCCCATTTTGTCCGAGTAGTTGTTTATTTTAATACACGATTGATAGGTTATACTTGTATAGTCACAGAACATAATAAAGTTGGACTGTACATGCAGCAACATGAATAATTATACACTCTAACGGTATGCAGTCCGTGATAAAATCCAATACATGTTTTTAGGAATAGAGAAAGTAGTTCCTAATCTGCATTTTTTGAAAAACCTGTAGATAAGTTCTTGCAACCTGGCAACCACTTAGTAACCTAACAACTAAGTAAAACTTAATCAGGAAACTAAGCTTCCCTAAAATGATAGCCAAGTAGTCAGAACCTGAGAACTAAACAATACTTTATCTGGGAACTGAGATTTTGCTAAAAATGACAGCCAAGTACTTAGAAACCTGAAAAACTAAGCAATACTTAATCTGGAAACTAAGTCCCCCTAAAATGATAGCCAAGTACTTAAAACCTGACAACTAAGTAATACTTAGTATGGAAACTAACCTTTTCTAAAATGACAACCAAGTACTTAGAACCTCGCAACTAAGCAATACTTAATCTGGAAACTAATCTTTTTTTTCTAGGGAAAATCTACTTGTGTCTGCCTTAGAGTCTCAAGTATTACTTAGTACAGTCAGTCATATTTTTTTATGGCTGAGTGTAAGCACCCGTGCATCACATGACAAGCTTTATGAGGCAACACGATAATTAGGTAGAATTAAAACGGCAAGCACATTAAATTTCCGTGACAAGTATTTGTAAGCATTGACAAGATTTGTGCGATAACATCAAAAAATATGGCAATTAAATTAGCTTTTGTCAGGGAAGTAAGTGCATAATAATATGGCAAGCGAGTGGAACAATGTGGCAAGTATTGTCTACTCTTTGGTGCATAACAGTTTTAACAAACAGATGATTACTAGTCAACTCATGTAAGCAATTTAAatgcttctcttctctttctacgAAAGAGATTGTTTGCTGCATGATTATTTTTTCACTACTTGTGTGTGCCTTAGGAGTCACAGTTAAGTGTTGAAAACTAAGTATAGTTCTTAATCTGGCAAGTAAGCATTTATTATCTGGTAGCTAAGTATTTGCATCGGACAACTAAGCTAAAAAAGATCCGACTATCCTGGTGACTACTCAGTAACCTGACAACTAAGTAGTATGTAATTCGGAAACTAAGAATTTTCTAATCTACCCCTCCATAACACATTATTTGTTATTCAGGagaactagtttatttctttccaacaacaaatatttaggaaccgaGGTAGTAGTCGTCAAGTACTTGCAACCCGACAAACTAAATTTTCTAAAATGATAGCCTAGTACTCATAACCTGACTAATCGGTGACTAAGTGCGTTTTTTTAAAAACTGCAGCAGCCTGCTTCAGTGCCAGATTATAGGGTACTTACTTGCGAGTTCTAAAAAAAGGATTCAGTTTTGCCAAATAAACGTGCTCAAATTCCGACATCTAAATTGGTTGTCTTTAGGAAACTAAGTATTAAAAATGAAACCAGCAACCAAGTGTTTGTATTTTAAATTAAGTGTCTTAGTATGTCAAAGAGTTAAAATTACAGAAGACCTTTTACAGAAAGACCAAGATAGTTGAATATCACAGAAAAGACACACATATATatcttcatatatatatataatagcaCCAAGAATGACATTAGCACCCCTCGCAGAACATAGTGCATTCAGAATTACATATATAAATAGCATCCAGAATTTTATATATAATTAGAATCAAAAATTACACAATGCATTCAGGAAAACATCTCTTCTTCAGTTTGGAGTGGGGGCGGTTTATCCCTCGTTGAGCATGTCCTTGCATCATGTGTGTTTGATCCACACAGTCGGCAAGTCCTTTTTTCTCTCTTCCCAATATCCAATGGGTGCTGGAACGACTTCTTCCTCTTGCGCCCTTTCGTGTTTGACTTCTCCGGGTCACGAATGATAGGCTCAGGAGCAACTACATGTGAAGAATGGTGATGTTTGTCCGAACCATCAACCGGGGTAGAAATAGGATCTGTAGCAGCAGCCATTGGCcaagcataagcacccataacACTCATGGATGCAATTTGGCCCTGAATTTGGAGGCCCGAAGCTGCTGCATGAGAAGAATGGCCGTGGTTGTTGGAGCCAGCAATAGCTTCGCCAGTATAGACTCCCGGAGTAGCACTGTTCAACATAGCCGACGCTCTTGCTGCAACCGCCGAAGCACTTCGGGCAGAAGATGCACCTACAGCAACAGACTTTGACATAGTGTGTGTACTTGCAACTGTTGCTATAGCACCTTGGCCCATAATGTTTGGCTCGAAAGGATCTCCATAGGAAGAATGAGCTTGGTTGTTGGAGCCATGAACTTGGGCAGAATAGGCATGTTGAGCAGCATAGTTTGACGTAGATGGTGCACTCGGAGCAGTCTTTGAAGAAGCTGGAGCAAAATCAGCCGTTGATTCTCTTTTTTCCGTTCTTTCGCAAGTGCAGCTAGATCCCTATTTATCTCCTTTAAGTGTGTACCTATTATCTTCCGACCATCAACCGTGCGACACCAAACTTTAGCAAGTAAGGCAAACTCATTCTTCATGAGGGTTGTTTTCATCAGAATCACCGACTCCTCAGGCATCTCATGCACCTTGCCAGGGACTTGTGACGACATATCAACGAGCATTTCCTTCGCAAGACACGTCCATCTCTTGAGTATGTATGCTGCTGGCAACGTGGTAGCACCAAGTTGGACCATGATCTGCAAAAACGTACAAGGAAGTAATACATAAGTCATGGAAAGAAAAGGCAGATTTTTTGAGTCATTCAAGTCAATTATGCATTTTGGAGAACCTAACAAATGCCACAAAACAGCCTACAAAATCTCCCAAGTAGGAAAACAAGTGGGGAACATGACAATTATGGAAAACAAAACCCAGCAAGCAGGATGTGTTTTTACC
This window encodes:
- the LOC123429764 gene encoding protein FAR1-RELATED SEQUENCE 5-like, with amino-acid sequence MHKFYPFLQTTQRSEGFNAMLKKYVNPQNSIMDFIRQYAAIQEKIMCAESKQDADTTITTARKWSYNPIELQMSSIYTRNICVRFHGEMQSLLSYSCKQTGAQEYMVDYIAKFVPGYGNKSFKVHANVEEGFYMCECYKYERDGIVCCHVLRIMVQLGATTLPAAYILKRWTCLAKEMLVDMSSQVPGKVHEMPEESVILMKTTLMKNEFALLAKVWCRTVDGRKIIGTHLKEINRDLAALAKERKKENQRLILLQLLQRLLRVHHLRQTMLLNMPILPKFMAPTTKLILPMEILSSQTLWAKVL